Proteins encoded together in one Vitis vinifera cultivar Pinot Noir 40024 chromosome 4, ASM3070453v1 window:
- the LOC100259803 gene encoding uncharacterized protein LOC100259803: MSSKERPTLGGTRIKTRKRNIAAPLDPATFADAVVQIYLDNAGDLELIAKSIESSDLNFSRYGDTFFEVVFTGGRTQPGTTKSDEGERHPYSIIDCEPNRVAVLPSVIYIQKILRRRPFLIKNLENVMRRFLQSLELFEENERKKLAIFTALTFSQKLSGLPPETVLQPLLKDNLVAKGLVLSFITDFFKEYLVDNSLDDLISLLKRGKMEDNLLIFFPSAKRSAEGFSEHFTKEGLVPLVEYNEKKIFEVKLKEMKSALTTQIADDTDISEVIETVKQRVKDAKLPDIEVVRILWDVIMDAVQWSGKNQQQNANAALRQVKAWAKLLNTFCTNGKLELELLYKVQIQCYEDAKLMKLFPEIVRSLYDQDVLAEDTILVWFRRGTNSKGRQTFVKALEPFVNWLEEAEEEE, encoded by the exons ATGAG CTCGAAGGAGAGACCCACTCTCGG TGGCACGCGGATTAAGACCCGCAAACGGAATATTGCAGCGCCGCTGGACCCTGCAACATTTGCAGATGCAGTGGTCCAGATTTATCTGGATAATGCTGGTGATCTG GAACTTATCGCTAAAAGCATTGAATCTTCAGACCTTAACTTCTCTAGATACGGTGACACCTTTTTTGAG GTTGTCTTCACCGGAGGTCGCACACAACCTGGCACAACAAAGTCTGATGAGGGGGAGCGCCATCCTTACTCTATAATTGATTGTGAACCTAATCGTGTAGCTGTTTTACCATCTGTAATCTACATACAGAAGATTTTAAGGCGGAGACCATTTCTCATAAAGAATCTTGAAAATGTCATGCGAAGATTCCTCCAGTCATTGGAGCTTTTTGAggaaaatgagaggaagaagcTGGCTATTTTCACAGCACTTACATTCTCTCAGAAGCTATCTGGGCTTCCACCAGAGACAGTGCTCCAACCACTGCTCAAGGATAATCTTGTGGCCAAAGGGCTAGTTCTCTCTTTTATAACAGACTTCTTCAAGGAATATCTGGTTGATAATAGCCTTGATGACTTGATTTCCCTCctgaaaaggggaaaaatggaGGACAATCTTCTTATCTTCTTCCCTTCTGCTAAGCGTTCTGCTGAAGGTTTCTCTGAGCATTTCAC cAAAGAAGGGCTGGTCCCCTTGGTTGAATACAATGAAAAGAAGATCTTTGAGGTGAAACTGAAGGAAATGAAATCTGCATTAACAACCCAGATTGCAGATGATACTGATATATCTGAAGTAATAGAAACTGTGAAACAACGAGTTAAAGATGCTAAGCTACCAGACATTGAGGTTGTGCGAATCTTGTGGGATGTCATAATGGATGCAGTTCAGTGGTCTGGGAAAAACCAGCAGCAGAATGCCAATGCAGCTCTACGCCAG GTGAAAGCATGGGCAAAACTTCTGAACACCTTCTGCACCAATGGGAAGCTCGAACTAGAGCTGTTGTACAAAGTTCAGATCCAATGCTATGAGGATGCCAAGCTGATGAAGTTGTTTCCTGAAATTGTGAGGTCTCTCTATGACCAAGATGTGCTTGCTGAAGACACCATTCTTGTCTGGTTCCGCAGGGGAACAAACTCTAAGGGCCG GCAAACTTTCGTCAAGGCACTGGAGCCCTTTGTGAATTGGCTGGAGGAGGCCGAGGAAGAAGAATGA
- the LOC100264997 gene encoding riboflavin biosynthesis protein PYRR, chloroplastic isoform X2, producing the protein MAASFPSPIICKATTNNNHPHALDSFHVRRAAEIADKSAGFTSPHPNFGCVIATAGKVVGEGYLYAQGTKPAEVQAVEAAGELCRGATAYLNMEPGDCHGDRTAVSALVKAGITRAVVGIRHPLQHLRSHALRAMRSEGLQVDVLGEDLKSKIVEEALKSCLIVNAPLIYRAASRVPFSVLKYAMTLDGKIAASSGHASWISSKESRYRVFELRGRSDAIVVGGNTVRKDNPRLTARHGGGHVPIRIVMSRTLNLPEVANLWDVSSVPTIVVTQRGARKSFQKFLASKGVEVVEFDILNTRDVMEYFYDRGYLSILWECGGTLAASAISSGIIHKVFAFVAPKIIGGKNAPTPVGELGMVEMTQALDLIDFSYEQIGPDMLISGFLQPFPDPTPVIPSVDETYAIDPSVTPYESIIIFFYKTWDLYGAFSNFSPHPIQMPDENGDYQTWSSVEHYYQAHKFVGVNDPVPRDFVEDIKSAKSPEEAARMGRTIQRQHPDLVRSDWDAVKIDVMYRALKCKFSIYPHLNSMLVSTAGSVLVEASPHDLFWGGGRDGEGLNYLGRLLMQLRSEFLGESLTSSESSFLAL; encoded by the exons ATGGCGGCGTCCTTCCCTTCGCCCATCATCTGCAAAGCCACCACCAACAACAACCATCCCCACGCGCTCGATTCTTTCCACGTGCGACGTGCCGCTGAGATCGCCGACAAATCTGCCGGATTCACGTCGCCGCACCCCAACTTCGGCTGCGTGATCGCCACAGCCGGGAAAGTCGTCGGGGAGGGCTACCTCTACGCTCAAGGAACTAAGCCGGCGGAGGTCCAGGCGGTGGAGGCCGCCGGCGAGTTGTGCAGAGGCGCCACTGCTTATCTCAACATGGAGCCCGGCGATTGTCACGGTGACCGTACGGCGGTCTCTGCTCTTGTCAAG GCAGGAATTACACGAGCTGTTGTTGGGATCAGGCATCCTTTGCAACATCTTCGCAGCCATGCTCTACGGGCAATGAGGAGTGAAGGACTGCAGGTGGATGTTCTTGGAGAGGATCTGAAAAGTAAAATTGTTGAG gaagCTTTAAAATCGTGCCTCATCGTCAATGCTCCTTTGATATATAGAGCTGCTTCTCGAGTTCCCTTTTCTGTTCTCAAGTATGCTATGACCCTTGATG GAAAAATTGCTGCTAGTAGTGGGCATGCGTCATGGATAAGCAGCAAAGAATCTAGGTATCGAGTGTTTGAACTGCGGGGTAGAAGTGATGCCATAGTTGTGGGAGGAAACACTGTGCGCAAAGACA ATCCACGGCTAACTGCAAGACATGGAGGTGGACACGTGCCCATTCGGATTGTAATGTCACGGACACTTAATCTTCCTGAGGTAGCCAATCTTTGGGATGTATCAAGTGTACCTACTATAGTTGTAACACAAAGAGGTGCAAGGAAGAGTTTCCAGAAATTTCTTGCTTCAAAAGGTGTTGAAGTAGTTGAATTTGACATCCTAAACACTAGAGATGTTATGGAATATTTTTATGATCGTGGGTACCTTTCAATTTTGTGGGAATGCGGAGGAACATTGGCTGCATCTGCTATTTCATCTGGCATCATACACAAG GTATTTGCATTTGTTGCCCCTAAAATTATAGGTGGAAAGAATGCACCAACTCCTGTTGGTGAACTGGGAATGGTTGAGATGACGCAAGCACTAGATTTAATCGATTTTTCCTATGAGCAG ATTGGACCTGACATGCTTATTAGTGGATTTCTTCAGCCCTTTCCTGATCCTACTCCTGTTATCCCATCAGTGGATGAAACTTATGCAATTGATCCTTCTGTTACTCCTTATGAATCAATCatcatattcttttataaaacaTGGGATCTTTATGGAGCTTTTTCAAACTTCTCTCCTCACCCTATACAAATGCCTGATGAAAATGGTGATTATCAGACCTGGTCAAGCGTAGAGCATTATTACCAG GCACACAAGTTTGTTGGGGTTAATGACCCTGTACCAAGAGATTTTGTCGAGGACATAAAATCTGCAAAAAGTCCTGAGGAAGCAGCAAGAATGGGAAGGACAATACAGAGGCAGCATCCTGATCTG GTAAGATCTGATTGGGACGCTGTCAAGATTGATGTCATGTACAGGGCCTTGAAatgcaaattttcaatttatccTCATTTGAATTCTATGCTGGTCTCTACTGCTGGGTCAGTTCTCGTTGAAGCTTCCCCACATGATCTCTTCTGGGGCGGAGGTCGGGATGGAGAAGGCCTAAATTATCTGGGTAGGCTTCTCATGCAGTTGAGGTCAGAATTCCTAGGCGAGTCCTTAACATCAAGTGAGAGCTCTTTCCTAGCTCTATAA
- the LOC100264997 gene encoding riboflavin biosynthesis protein PYRR, chloroplastic isoform X1, which produces MAASFPSPIICKATTNNNHPHALDSFHVRRAAEIADKSAGFTSPHPNFGCVIATAGKVVGEGYLYAQGTKPAEVQAVEAAGELCRGATAYLNMEPGDCHGDRTAVSALVKAGITRAVVGIRHPLQHLRSHALRAMRSEGLQVDVLGEDLKSKIVEEALKSCLIVNAPLIYRAASRVPFSVLKYAMTLDGKIAASSGHASWISSKESRYRVFELRGRSDAIVVGGNTVRKDILPFLHFLLNIDPRLTARHGGGHVPIRIVMSRTLNLPEVANLWDVSSVPTIVVTQRGARKSFQKFLASKGVEVVEFDILNTRDVMEYFYDRGYLSILWECGGTLAASAISSGIIHKVFAFVAPKIIGGKNAPTPVGELGMVEMTQALDLIDFSYEQIGPDMLISGFLQPFPDPTPVIPSVDETYAIDPSVTPYESIIIFFYKTWDLYGAFSNFSPHPIQMPDENGDYQTWSSVEHYYQAHKFVGVNDPVPRDFVEDIKSAKSPEEAARMGRTIQRQHPDLVRSDWDAVKIDVMYRALKCKFSIYPHLNSMLVSTAGSVLVEASPHDLFWGGGRDGEGLNYLGRLLMQLRSEFLGESLTSSESSFLAL; this is translated from the exons ATGGCGGCGTCCTTCCCTTCGCCCATCATCTGCAAAGCCACCACCAACAACAACCATCCCCACGCGCTCGATTCTTTCCACGTGCGACGTGCCGCTGAGATCGCCGACAAATCTGCCGGATTCACGTCGCCGCACCCCAACTTCGGCTGCGTGATCGCCACAGCCGGGAAAGTCGTCGGGGAGGGCTACCTCTACGCTCAAGGAACTAAGCCGGCGGAGGTCCAGGCGGTGGAGGCCGCCGGCGAGTTGTGCAGAGGCGCCACTGCTTATCTCAACATGGAGCCCGGCGATTGTCACGGTGACCGTACGGCGGTCTCTGCTCTTGTCAAG GCAGGAATTACACGAGCTGTTGTTGGGATCAGGCATCCTTTGCAACATCTTCGCAGCCATGCTCTACGGGCAATGAGGAGTGAAGGACTGCAGGTGGATGTTCTTGGAGAGGATCTGAAAAGTAAAATTGTTGAG gaagCTTTAAAATCGTGCCTCATCGTCAATGCTCCTTTGATATATAGAGCTGCTTCTCGAGTTCCCTTTTCTGTTCTCAAGTATGCTATGACCCTTGATG GAAAAATTGCTGCTAGTAGTGGGCATGCGTCATGGATAAGCAGCAAAGAATCTAGGTATCGAGTGTTTGAACTGCGGGGTAGAAGTGATGCCATAGTTGTGGGAGGAAACACTGTGCGCAAAGACA ttcttccttttcttcattttcttttgaatatagATCCACGGCTAACTGCAAGACATGGAGGTGGACACGTGCCCATTCGGATTGTAATGTCACGGACACTTAATCTTCCTGAGGTAGCCAATCTTTGGGATGTATCAAGTGTACCTACTATAGTTGTAACACAAAGAGGTGCAAGGAAGAGTTTCCAGAAATTTCTTGCTTCAAAAGGTGTTGAAGTAGTTGAATTTGACATCCTAAACACTAGAGATGTTATGGAATATTTTTATGATCGTGGGTACCTTTCAATTTTGTGGGAATGCGGAGGAACATTGGCTGCATCTGCTATTTCATCTGGCATCATACACAAG GTATTTGCATTTGTTGCCCCTAAAATTATAGGTGGAAAGAATGCACCAACTCCTGTTGGTGAACTGGGAATGGTTGAGATGACGCAAGCACTAGATTTAATCGATTTTTCCTATGAGCAG ATTGGACCTGACATGCTTATTAGTGGATTTCTTCAGCCCTTTCCTGATCCTACTCCTGTTATCCCATCAGTGGATGAAACTTATGCAATTGATCCTTCTGTTACTCCTTATGAATCAATCatcatattcttttataaaacaTGGGATCTTTATGGAGCTTTTTCAAACTTCTCTCCTCACCCTATACAAATGCCTGATGAAAATGGTGATTATCAGACCTGGTCAAGCGTAGAGCATTATTACCAG GCACACAAGTTTGTTGGGGTTAATGACCCTGTACCAAGAGATTTTGTCGAGGACATAAAATCTGCAAAAAGTCCTGAGGAAGCAGCAAGAATGGGAAGGACAATACAGAGGCAGCATCCTGATCTG GTAAGATCTGATTGGGACGCTGTCAAGATTGATGTCATGTACAGGGCCTTGAAatgcaaattttcaatttatccTCATTTGAATTCTATGCTGGTCTCTACTGCTGGGTCAGTTCTCGTTGAAGCTTCCCCACATGATCTCTTCTGGGGCGGAGGTCGGGATGGAGAAGGCCTAAATTATCTGGGTAGGCTTCTCATGCAGTTGAGGTCAGAATTCCTAGGCGAGTCCTTAACATCAAGTGAGAGCTCTTTCCTAGCTCTATAA